A genomic window from Anthonomus grandis grandis chromosome 2, icAntGran1.3, whole genome shotgun sequence includes:
- the LOC126750183 gene encoding NADH dehydrogenase [ubiquinone] 1 alpha subcomplex subunit 8, with product MTITDDHFIPSDEELTVQEVNLTGPALKAGAFHLGKVCEAENNEFILCRNETKDPRACINEGKIVTSCSLNFFRQIKKTCADEFAQYANCLDKSSPDQQFTPCRKTQAVFDKCVKDNLGIDRPPFDYFNRVHVHKTARPKPEEPRPAVYPDATPGLPETTEERPPAKYGSRYLFLW from the exons ATGACTATTACAGATGACCATTTCATACCCTCAGACGAAGAATTAACGGTCCAAGAAGTAAACCTAACCGGCCCAGCCTTAAAAGCAGGCGCGTTCCACTTGGGAAAAGTCTGCGAAGCCGAGAACAAT GAGTTCATTTTGTGCCGTAATGAAACGAAAGACCCACGGGCATGTATCAACGAGGGCAAGATAGTAACCAGTTGTTCCttgaatttttttaggcaaattaaGAAGACTTGTGCTGATGAGTTTGCTCAGTATGCTAACTGCCTGGACAAGTCTAGTCCTGATCAACAATTCACACC TTGTAGGAAAACACAAGCGGTCTTTGACAAATGTGTCAAAGACAATTTAGGTATTGATAGGCCTCCATTTGACTACTTTAATCGGGTACATGTGCATAAAACTGCTCGTCCGAAGCCAGAAGAGCCCAGACCTGCCGTGTATCCAGATGCCACTCCTGGTTTGCCAGAAACAACTGAGGAGAGACCACCAGCCAAATATGGATCTCGATATTTGTTCTTGTGGTAG